The DNA window AAATTTGTCGAAGAACATCCGGCAGATTTCCTTAGTGATAcctaaaattttcatttaatgacataTAAGGAAAACTGTACCCTGATTCGGAAAGCCTTAAAATTTATCAAATAGATGTATTAAGAAAGAAAACAACAATGTCAATAtgtcaaatttttattttttagttattttgtcGGACTTGCAACTTGATCCGATTTTTTCTGCTGATCTCTGTTTTCCCGTATTGCCAGCCAACACATTcgagagaaataaaaaaaatacaaagggATTTGATGCTGGAGCGCAGTTGTTTTTTCaccagtttttttttgttggtactattttactattttgtgAACCTACTATACTAATATTCAGTTTaccgttgtttttttttattattgaagTATAAATTAAACCCTAAgtaaaaattgaacaaaattacTTGGTGTACTTTATATGACAGTTCTATCTAAACGTAATTTACGTCTCCTAAGTTTGCGTAGAAGAGTTGTTTTTGCTTCGCACGATGTAAATGTGTTCTTGCTCTTACACTTacgctatttttttttttatctaagTTCGATTTAGTTTCTTTCATGTGTAGAGGTTTCTCATGCTCATTCTTGTTTCGCTTATTAGAAAACATTCCTAAAGATAAAACACAGATAAGGGACTAAttgtaaaaattaaatgtttagCTTTCTATTGTTCTATTTTGTATTATATCTATTAGTTTATTTTGCTTGTAGATGTTCATTTCATGGAACAAAATCAATCTCAACAACTTCTACACCACCATTCTTCGCATGATTTTCCAGTATGTAGAAGGAATCCCATCTAACGTGGAAGAATTATGCGTTGATTGGCAGTGCTTTCACCAGACATTAATCAGAAATGATGAACAGTAAGGAGGATGCAGAACTCTGACGAGGCAAATGTAGAGATTGAGTTTAAAATGCTATCAATTCTTGCTTAAGATTTAAATATCATATAACTGCATATAAGATCTTCACTGTGTTTACGGCActataattttcttttttaattattctcaaCTACACAAGAAAGTAATATACCAATTACACTACAATTTGTTAAATATCAATTGCAAATTTGACAACGTAAACAAATAGAAGCTCTTATCTGCAGTTTCGTGGTACTCAAAATTTATGCAAGAATTGATCGAACCAGAAGCAGTTATTTTTATTAGAGTTTTAAAGATGAAAATTGATAATCGGATCAACACATGAATTGTTCAcgttttcaacgtattttttaTGTAGCAGAGAAACTATGTAGGTTATTTTGGTTGCTGTTCCTTGATATCTCGTTCCATACGGGTAGTAACGGATCACATATTGTGTTCTGTTTGTATTGGAATATGTTTGTTTCTCTATACCTTAAATAAAAGTAAATGGTAGTTTCTTAAAGTTCCGttaaagcattttttttaattaaaaaaatctatctCGTATAAGCATTTGTTTGCTTTCAAAAAGTGCTAAATATTGCCTAGTAGTGTACATACTAAGCCATACTTCAATTTGTctcattttttcttgtttttttctagatttaaaTTATTGTGTTTCTGTTTCGTTCTGAATCGGCTAAAACAAATTACGCGTTTTGTTGTCAACTTTACTCCAAGTTCATGTTACATGATTAATTGGGGTTCCCCTTTGCTTAAGTCATATTCAATTATTATGTAGTAGTACATACTAAGTTTTGTATTAGAGCTAACTTTCACATATTGAACGGGTTCGACTATCGTTTTTCGCTAAAATTAGCgcgatttttttatgtttctgaCGCACTGCTCCTAAAGCGTGAGTTTTTTTTATGTGTTTGCCTTTTGCAAAAATAATCGGGAAACGATATTTAGCGGTTCAACTGATGATACTGAAATAGAAAAAAGGTTTAACTGTTAGATTGTCATATGTTTTGGTGTATACCCTATATCGAGTACCAAATGGCATTTCAAATAACGATCTACATAATCTACCCACCAAAAAATGGAGACGAATAACTGTTCGGGTTCAAAGCTAGTAAACACACCAAAACcccgaaaatacaaaaaaaggatatgtatgtatatgattgGAACACACTGTGGTTTGATTATTTCGTGATTGAAAACcagtttttattatatattgtaTGTACTTATATTATTTTAGAAACATTTGATTCGTTTCAAAAACTAGAATAATGCCGAAGCTTAATTTTAAGCTGGTTTTCTATTTCGTTTTATTATCCGCCTCTTTTTAATTTAACTATATCACATTCAACACGCGTAAAAATGAACAAAGACTATAGAGAAGATACATAGTCGGGTATAGGTATATGCATTCTTTTGTGTCTAGAGAGAAGAAAAAGAACTGTCCGTCGTGATGAGCTCATGAACTTCATCCATACTGGTTGAACTAGGCAGAATTTGCTGCTTTTCTAACGTCGTCCTCCGTAAATGTTGCTAGAACCGCCCCCGTAATTGTTGCTACTTACGTTTCCATTTCCGGACCGTTGTCCAGCGCCGGACACGCTGCTTCTCTCGGAACGTTGATATCCACCCCGTGTACTTCCGCCACCTACTCCACCTAGTCCACGTTGACCAGAACCACCACGATTCATACTACCTGGTGGACCACCAAGACCTCCTCGCTGCTGATTACCTGGGCCGCCTGGGCCACCACCGCGAGGTCCATTGCCTCCATTTCCCCCAAGATTGTTACTACCGATTCGACCACCCGTTTCGCCTGGTCCGCGCATTCGTGTCTTCTTTTCTTCCACGTTTAACTTCTGACCGTCAGGAGAATTCTCCGGGAAGTACAGAGGCTGCAAAACATTGATCAATTGATACATCTCACACGAAGTGCCTATATAAAGTCGACTCACCATATTTGAAAGACAATTCTGTACAGAAGCTGGATCCTCGTACGTTAGGAAACCATAGTTGGGTGTAGCTCGAACCCCTGGCATCTTTTGACCGGGCTTTGAGTGTATGCGCAAATCAACAACGGTGCCATACTTACTGAACAACGTTTTCAGCTCTTCTTCTGTGGCGTGATGTGGAATGTTACCCAGGAAGAGCTGGTGGTTATCACCAAACTGAGCATTGCTACTCTGTCGACGCTCTGCAGGAAATAAGGAATAATTCAACTTGTAAGGATGTGAACATCATTAAAACTAACCATCGTTATCATTATTGTAATTTCGCTGATAACTAGGACGACTGTCCTGCTGTCTAAGAGAACTTGGTCCACTTCCACCACTGGAAGGACCATTGCCACGAATAGGTCTCTGTTGATTCGGTACACGTTGTGGCATTGGAGCGTTCTGTCCACTCAGATCCTGCTGAGGCTGACGATCGTACTTATTGCCACCAAGACCTAAGTTGCTGTTGCTACCAGGCCCACTATTAACAGAGCTAGTGGTTTGCAGTGAAGATGACGGTGGCGGGGATAAGGCAGACTGTCGGCCGGTTGTTGCATTGCTGTAACCTTGTTGATGGTGTTGTGTTTGCTGATGGTGATGGTGGGATGAAATAGAAGCAAAACTTAACGGGCCAGTTCCGGTGACGCCTGTTCCACCGGATTTTACCAGATTCGCGTAGGTTTTTGGTTCATTAGAAATCTGTTGCTGTAATGGTGCAACCTGTGCTTGGTGCTGATCAATTAAATCCGATGATCCATGGCCCATGTGGTGCAGATCAAGAGAATCACTTGCTTCAGCAGGAGTAGGATCGTTAACAGAGGGTAAAACAGTATCCAgttcactcatagtaatagtaCTTGCTATTGGTTCAGGTTCTGGAATCTGTACAGGTTGAATAGGCTGTTGTGGCGGGATTGATTGTGAGGGAATTTGCTGCGGGACCGGTTGAGGTTGGAACTGTTGTGCCGCTTGTTGAAGTGGAACCACTTGCTGTTGCGTCAGGTGCTGAATCGGATCAACCGTAATCGGTCCAGTTGTCATGTTGGGAACTTGCTGCATTATTGGAGTCTGTAGATGAACAGCACCAACTGGAAGATGGCCACCTGACGCTTGCATAATATTGGTATTAGCTTGCGGTGGAGCTGTTTTCATCAGATCATCATGAACCCCATTGAGTTGCTGCGGCTGTTGAGCTTGTTGTGGTGGACCATAGCTAGAAATTAGTCCAGCTGGAGTAGCACTGACTACACCTGGTGGATAATAcagctgctgttgttgttgttgcggttgttgctgttgctgcgTTTGATGGCCGATGTCTTGGGCCACACCAGCAGGAGAAGCAACATTTTGATGCTCTGCAACAACATTGCTCTCGACTTCGCCTTCATCTTCACCACCGGAGCGTTCGTTCTCGTCAAGCTCATCGTCAGAGTATACGTCCTGGTAGCGAAATATGTCATTATGGACATAATACTTCTTAGGCGATTGCGCCGCCAGTACAAATGTTTGGGTGAACCGACGCATAGGTTGACCATCGTTGGACAGTTCACCCGTCACCTGCACAACCACTCCATTGCCGAGGGTAGCCTGTGAATCAACCTGACTGATCTTGGCATGGCAATCGCGGAAATTCAACTGTTGTATCTTGTTATGAATTTGCTTTTGACCGATGACTAGTGTTGCTTCCTGGTTCTTCGAGTCCAAGCCACCATGTACAAAACTCGAATAGTTATTATAGAAGCTATAACAGAGTTTTTTTATGAATGTTATTGACTTTATTAGCTGAACTTCTTACCGGTGGAGGTGATCCGGCGCCTTATTTAAAAGGGTGTAGTATTGGCGCACGAATTCGCGACCAACGCTTTGTGGTGATGGTTGTGCTTCCATTACCATTTCCTAAGAGCAAGCTGTATGTGGTTTAGATGCTGTAAGAAATTAAACCGTTATTCAGCGTTTACCGAAAAGCACTAATATTTGTCGgtgtaattttattgaaaacgatATTGTGTCGGTTTACCTGTAGTATCAGGACAAGGAAATTTGCTTTGGACGATATAAATTACTTGATTTGAGCAAACGAAATTTGTGTATCGTGGGTGTGTA is part of the Topomyia yanbarensis strain Yona2022 chromosome 1, ASM3024719v1, whole genome shotgun sequence genome and encodes:
- the LOC131693178 gene encoding ras GTPase-activating protein-binding protein 1 isoform X2, giving the protein MVMEAQPSPQSVGREFVRQYYTLLNKAPDHLHRFYNNYSSFVHGGLDSKNQEATLVIGQKQIHNKIQQLNFRDCHAKISQVDSQATLGNGVVVQVTGELSNDGQPMRRFTQTFVLAAQSPKKYYVHNDIFRYQDVYSDDELDENERSGGEDEGEVESNVVAEHQNVASPAGVAQDIGHQTQQQQQPQQQQQQLYYPPGVVSATPAGLISSYGPPQQAQQPQQLNGVHDDLMKTAPPQANTNIMQASGGHLPVGAVHLQTPIMQQVPNMTTGPITVDPIQHLTQQQVVPLQQAAQQFQPQPVPQQIPSQSIPPQQPIQPVQIPEPEPIASTITMSELDTVLPSVNDPTPAEASDSLDLHHMGHGSSDLIDQHQAQVAPLQQQISNEPKTYANLVKSGGTGVTGTGPLSFASISSHHHHQQTQHHQQGYSNATTGRQSALSPPPSSSLQTTSSVNSGPGSNSNLGLGGNKYDRQPQQDLSGQNAPMPQRVPNQQRPIRGNGPSSGGSGPSSLRQQDSRPSYQRNYNNDNDERRQSSNAQFGDNHQLFLGNIPHHATEEELKTLFSKYGTVVDLRIHSKPGQKMPGVRATPNYGFLTYEDPASVQNCLSNMPLYFPENSPDGQKLNVEEKKTRMRGPGETGGRIGSNNLGGNGGNGPRGGGPGGPGNQQRGGLGGPPGSMNRGGSGQRGLGGVGGGSTRGGYQRSERSSVSGAGQRSGNGNYHQLNR
- the LOC131693178 gene encoding ras GTPase-activating protein-binding protein 1 isoform X1 produces the protein MVMEAQPSPQSVGREFVRQYYTLLNKAPDHLHRFYNNYSSFVHGGLDSKNQEATLVIGQKQIHNKIQQLNFRDCHAKISQVDSQATLGNGVVVQVTGELSNDGQPMRRFTQTFVLAAQSPKKYYVHNDIFRYQDVYSDDELDENERSGGEDEGEVESNVVAEHQNVASPAGVAQDIGHQTQQQQQPQQQQQQLYYPPGVVSATPAGLISSYGPPQQAQQPQQLNGVHDDLMKTAPPQANTNIMQASGGHLPVGAVHLQTPIMQQVPNMTTGPITVDPIQHLTQQQVVPLQQAAQQFQPQPVPQQIPSQSIPPQQPIQPVQIPEPEPIASTITMSELDTVLPSVNDPTPAEASDSLDLHHMGHGSSDLIDQHQAQVAPLQQQISNEPKTYANLVKSGGTGVTGTGPLSFASISSHHHHQQTQHHQQGYSNATTGRQSALSPPPSSSLQTTSSVNSGPGSNSNLGLGGNKYDRQPQQDLSGQNAPMPQRVPNQQRPIRGNGPSSGGSGPSSLRQQDSRPSYQRNYNNDNDERRQSSNAQFGDNHQLFLGNIPHHATEEELKTLFSKYGTVVDLRIHSKPGQKMPGVRATPNYGFLTYEDPASVQNCLSNMPLYFPENSPDGQKLNVEEKKTRMRGPGETGGRIGSNNLGGNGGNGPRGGGPGGPGNQQRGGLGGPPGSMNRGGSGQRGLGGVGGGSTRGGYQRSERSSVSGAGQRSGNGNVSSNNYGGGSSNIYGGRR